The Victivallis sp. Marseille-Q1083 DNA window CCCGCGCCGTTCGGCCCCAGCAGGCCGACCACTTCACCGGCTTTCACATGCATCGATACGCCGTTTACCACCCGACGTCCGCGATAGGCTTTTACCAGATTTTCCGCTTTGATCAGATAATCCTGATTTTTTTCAACTTCCATACTCACCCTTCTTCATCTCACTCCAAGGCTTACTATATACCGCCCGGAGTCGACGGCAAGCTGCTTTTTCATTTTTTCATTGAAAAAGTAACCGCACATATTGTTATAGACTTGTGCCTGTGTTCGAAAGTTCCCGATTAAAATTCCTTCAGCGACGCCGGATCGACGTTCCGCAGTTCGGTGTCGAGTATCTGCATACGCCCGGAGTCGACGTCCATGATGATTTCCCGGCCGGTTTGCACCGTCTTGCCGTATTCCAGCGTCGGCAGTTTCGCCTCGCTGCCGGTGATGTTGACCTGGCGGCTGGTGACATCGTAAACCGCTTTTTCCCCGGTGGCCTGCTGCAGCACGCCATTGAGAGTCCGGCCGATGTGGACATTTTTCCGGGCGATGATCTGTTTCAGCTCTTTGCCGGCTCCGATGCTGATCTGCTGCGGTTCGCCGCCGTTGTCCCAGATATCGAAGTTTTCATCGTCCTCGTCGAGCGGCGCAGCGGCGGCGGACACCTCCGCCGCCAGGATGGTCAGCTCATCGCTGGTCAGTTTGTTGCCGGCCTCGTCGAACACCAGGACATTGCCGAGGAAGTCCGCCCGGTTGTCGGCCGGTTGGATCGAGCCGTGGTCGGCGTGCAGTTCGCCGCCGCTGCCGCCGGTGAACTGCAGCCCGAGTTCGTCGAAGGCCGCATTGCCGGTTTCCGGCGACTCATCCCGGGCCACCAGTTTGATATTGCCGTCGCAGAGAATTTGATACAATTCGGTGCCGCCCTGGCTGGTCAGTGCGCTGCCGGCGGCATTTTCCCGGAACAGCAGCGTCAGCATGTCGCAATTGAGATCGGCCCGCGGATCGTGCGCCTTGACATTGCCGTCGCAGACGATTTTGTTGACCGTCTTGCGGCCGCCGGTGAACATCGCGGCCGGATCTGCGGCCGGTTCGACCGCGGCCGGCTGCACATCGTCCAGCAGATAAATTTTCAGATTGTCGGCAGTCAGGTTCAACTGCGGGTCGGTGATTTTGACGCTGCCGGCGAAACTCAGCACATTGTCGCCGAAATTCAGGTCGGTGTAATCCGATTTGACGATCGTTCTGGCCGGCTCGGCACTCTGAAAGACGCCGTTGCGCAGGGATTCCAGAATGATCTTGCTGTCGCGGTCGACGATCAGCCGTTCCTCATCCAGCAGGATGGCCACCTCGCGGCCGCTGATGGAATCACGGCCGCGGATGATCAGCGGATTGCCGTCGGAGAGGATGATTTTGCTTTCCTTGTAATGATAGACCGCTTTGCCGGCGGAGGCCTTTTCGGTTTCCGTCCCGTTGGCGGCGTCTTTGCGCTGGACGACGACATCGCCGAGACAGACGATTTCAGTCACTTCCTTGCCGCCGCCCGGCACCAGGGCGGTATCCATGCCGGGCAGCAGCGCCGGCGCACCGGTTGGCTCAACCGGTGCCGCCACCGGCGGTTCGCCCGGCAGATCGGACAGTTGAATGGTCATCGTGTTGCATTCGACGTTGACGGTCGGGTCGACGATCCGGACGTTGCCGGAAAAGGTGCCGAGATTGCCGGCATAGTCGAATTGCATCCGGTCCGAATGGACGACGGTCGGCTGATCGGCCTTGACGCCTTCGCGGGGCAGGTGCATCGACAGTACGCAGTCGCCGGCCAGGTCGACCAGATTGGTGTTGCGGTTGAAACGGATGGTCCGGCCGCTCAGCCGGTCGCTGCCGCGTTCCAGGGTCGGCAGGCCGCCGGAGAGGGTGATTGTGCCGTCGGCAACCGTGTAGTCCGCGTAGTTGGCGCGGGCGGTCTGATTGCCGTCGGCCTGTTCCGCTTCGGGCAGTTTGCGGGTGATCATCACGTCGTCAAAACATTCGATCCGGTCGACGGTTTTGGCGCCGCCACCGAAAAATTCGCCGCTTGGCGAATCATCCGCCGGCAGCGGCGCGTTACCCGGCTGATCGACCAGATGAAACAGCATTTTGTGACAGGTGATCAGCGCATTCGGGTCGGAAATCGTCACATTGCCGGTCAGCGTCGCCAGGTTGGCGCCGGCGTCGAGATCCATCTCCTCCGAGGTGACGAGGGTCGGCTCGGCGGTCGTTTGGCCGTCCTGCTGAGGCAGGCGGGCCAGCAAACGGCATTGGCCGGACACATTGATCCGGTTGTCCTTCTGGTGGAGGACGATCCGCTGGCCGCCGATCCGGTCGCTGCCGCGCTGTATTGTCGGGTTTTCTTCGGTCAGCGTGATCACTTCGTTGACCACGTCGTAGAGTGCCCGGCCGGCGGTGGCCTGCTGGTCGCCGAACGCGGCGTCTTCTTCATTCAAATGGCGGGTGATGATGACGTTGCCGAGACATTCGATACTCGATATGCCGTTGATGGCGCCGAGAGCCTCCGCTTCGTCCGCCGGCGGCGTTGCCGCCTGATCGTCGCTGAGCGTCAATTTCAATTGATCGCAGTTGATCCGGCCGCGTTCGTCGTCGACGCGGATATTGCCGGTCAGCGTCACCAGTTTCGCCTCGAAGTCGATGAACATCTTGTCCGCCCAGACTTTGACCGGCTTGTCGGCCGGCGGTTGGTCGGCGGCGAGACTTTCCAGGGAAAAGGCCGGCCGGATCTGGATTTTGACGTTGTCCTGAATCAGCAGCGTGCGCTTCGAGTAATCGGCGACGAAACCGATGCCGTCCAGATCCAGCATCGGCGAACGAAACAGAACCGGCTCTTCGCTGGAGGCGGTCATCGCCAATCGATTGATCTCGGCGGCGTTTGCCGAAATGATGCCTTCGCTGTGCAGATGCTTCTTCCAGTAGTCGAAGACCGTTTCGGCCGGCGCATACAACGGGTAAATGTGGCGGCGGTCGGATTGATAGGTCACGTCATCGACATCGACGCCTTTGCGGACGATATCGATGATCGGTTCCGACGCCAGCACCGACTGGCCGTGCATCGCCAGTTCGCTGCCGAAAACGAGGAATTGCAAACGGTTCTCATGGTAAATCGGCATCCGGGCCTCGCTGGCCCTGGCATTGCGCAATTCATCCGCCATCTCGCCTTTGCGGGGGGCGGCCGTCACGGCAAGGCTCCCCAGCACCAGCAGCGCGGCGATGCCGGAAAAAGTTGAAAATTTCACGATAAATAGCGCTCCATCAGTTTGTCCCATGCCTGCTGCCGCCGCAACAGTTCGTCGATCACTTCCCGGACCGCGCCGCGGCCGCCGGGCAGCCGGGTGCGCCAGGCGGCGGCGCGATCCATATAATCCGGGGCGTCCGCCACGGTGACGGCGATCCCGGCCCGGCGCATCACCGGCAGGTCGACGACGTCGTCGCCGATGTAGAGGCACTCTTCCGGTTTCAGTTGCTGCTCCGTCAGCAACTTTTCGAAAGCCTGGCGTTTGTCTTTTTCGCCTTCGTAGAGAAAGGCGAAGCCCAGCTCGGCGGCCCGCTGGCGGTTGGCTTCGGCCCGGCGGCCGGACAGGGCGCCGACTTTCAAGCCGGCCCGTTGCGCCAGTTTGATGCCGTGTCCGTCGCGGACGTGGAAAAATTTAATTTCCCTTTCGCCGTCATAGCCGATCCGGCCGTCGGTCAGGATGCCGTCGATATCCAGGACGATCGCTTTGATTCGGTCAAATTGTTCTTGTGAGATCATAGATGCGTTTTACTTCCGTTAAAATTTGCCGCGCCGAGCGGAAATCCAGCGAGTTCGGGCCGTCCGACCAGGCCTGGTCGGGACACGGGTGCACTTCGGCGAACAATGCGTCAATGCCGACTGCCGCCGCCGCCCGCGCCAGCGGCCGGATGAATTCGCGCTGCCCGCCGGAGGCATTGCCGAGGCCGCCGGGCAGTTGAACCGAGTGGGTGGCATCGAATACCACCGGGACGCCGAAACCGCGCATGATCGGCAGCGAACGCAGGTCGACGACCAGGTTGTGATAACCGAAAGAGCTGCCGCGCTCGGTGAGCAGTACCTGCCGGTTGCCGGTCGCATAAACTTTTTCCATCGCGCCGCGCATATCTTCCGGCGCCATGAATTGTCCCTTTTTGATGTTGACCGCCCGTCCGGTTTCTCCGGCGGCGGCCAGCAGGTCGGTCTGCCGGCAGAGGAAGGCCGGAATCTGCAGAATATCGGCCACTTCCGCCGCGGCCGCCGCTTCACAGCATTCGTGAATGTCGGTGACCACCGGCAGGTGATAACGCGACTTCACTTCCTGGAGCATTGCCAGCCCTTTGACCAAACCCGGCCCGCGCCGGGAACTGCCGCTGGAACGGTTCGCCTTGTCGAAAGAGGCTTTGAAGACATATTGAATGTCCAGCTCCCCGCACAATTCGCGCAGGAACGCGGCGACTTCGCAGCACAGCTCCAGGCTTTCGGCCATGCAGGGGCCGCCGAACAGCGTCAGACGCTGGCCGCCGATCGTGAAATATCCCGGCAATGACAACGTGGCGTTCATCGGTTCGCCTCCAGCCTCTGCTGCTTCATCAGCGCTTCCGCCGCGGCCAGGTCGGCTGGCGTATCCACGCCGATGCTGGAGAGACGGCTGAGCAGAACTTGAATGGGGATGCCATTCTCCAGGGCCCGGAGCTGTTCGAGTTTTTCGCAATTTTCCAGCGGGGACGGCGGCAGGGCGACGAAACGCGCCAGAGTACGGCGCCGATAGGCGTAGATTCCCCAGTGCTGGTAGAGCGGCATCTCGGTACCGCCGTCGCGCAGGAAGGGAATCGGCGCCCGGCTGAAATAGAGTGCCTGGCCGTCGGCGCCGCGAACGACTTTGACGATATTGGAATCCGCCAGGCGGGCCCGCGGCGCCGGCACCGCCACCGTTGCCATCGGACAATCCGGACGATTTTGCATCAATTCGATCAATGCGTCGATGACCGAAGTCGGCAGCAGCGGCTCGTCGCCCTGAAGGTTGATGACGATGTCGCCCGGCAGCCCCTGGATGGCCTCGAAAATCCGGTCGGTGCCGGACGGGTGGTCGGGGGAGGTCATCACCGCCCGGCCGCCGAACGATTCGACTTTGGTTTTGATCAGTTCATGGTCGGTGGCGACGACAACCAGGTCGGCCCGGCTGGCCTGCGCCTTTTCGTAAACATGTTGAATCATCGGTTTGCCGCACAGTTCGGCGAGCGCTTTGCCGGGAAACCTGGTACTGGCATAACGGGCCGGGATGACGGCGATTACTGGGTCGTTCATCGAAAAATCCTTCGCAAGTTATTGGGCCGGCCGCTGTTGCTCGATGGTGTCGGCCTGCTGAATGATTTGTTTCATAAAAGCAGCGGGATCCAGCGTGCGCGGCTCCCCGTAAGGCCGGTTGGCTTTCAATCGGTTGAACACCTGGTTCATGAATTGCAAATCCTCTCTCAACAACTGGAATTGCTCGGTGGTCAATTGCTTGTTGTTGGTGCGGAGAAAGACCGCCAGCCGGTCGAGATTGTCGGACAACAACTGCATTTCGCCGGCGACCTGTTTGCCGTTCGGCTGAACGTTGGCGATATTGTTGCGCAACGAGTCGAACAACGTCAGCGTCTGCTGGCGCAAGACCTGATGCGCCCAGACTTGGTCCGAACGCAGATGCAGCGGAATGGCCACCGCCAGCATGATTTCCAACGCGACCAGTCCGATGAAGATGATGACGGCCGAAGCGGCGACATAATCTTTTTTGAACTTGGCGGAATACAGTTTCTTCAGTTTCAAAATATCCTCAGCCTTACAAAGTCGATATGTATGTTCCGGCGGGGAATCCTGCTCCGACGCCGGAGGACGCGGCAACCCCGTTCAATAACTTACTATCTGTTTGGGATTTTTGCAAAGAGCCGGCGGGGTGAATCCGTAAAAAACCGTCGCGGACTGGGCGGCGCTCCGTTGGGGGAAGGGCAAAAAATCGGCTTTTTTGAGTGGCCCCCATTGCTTTTTTTACATTTTTCCAGTATAATATATGCTGGGGAAGAGGAACAAGAGAGGCGTGAAAGAGTAATGACTGAAACTTTGGAAATAGAAGTATGGCTGAACTTATCAACAAGTTGCCGGGCGGCACGGAAACGATTCTGATTGTCGACGACCATGAAACGATTTGGGATTTTCTGATCGAGGCGTTGCAGGAGTTGGGCTATTCGGTGCTGCTGGCGGAAAATGGATTGGATGCGGTTGAGATTTACCGGGGGAATCCGGATGAAATCGATCTGGTGCTGCTGGATATGGTGATGCCCAAGGCCGGCGGCCATCAGACGTTTTACCGGATCAAGGAGATCGATCCGGACGCCAATATTCTGTTGTCCAGCGGTTTTGTTTCCGAAGATGAAGTTCAGGATCTGTTGAAGCAGGGGGCCAACGGCTTTTTGCCGAAGCCGCACCGGTTGCCGGCGGTCGCCGCGGCGATTCGCCGCATCCTCGACCAGAGCCGCAAACCGCACGCCAGGGCTTCTGCCGCCGCTACCATGGAATAACCGGTTTCTTTCCCGGTCGTCCGGCTCCTTTTGCCGCTTTGCTGAACCGCTCCGGCCATCAGGCGTTTTCCTCTTCTTCTCCGCTGCCGTAGCCATAGCCGTATCCGTAACCATAGCTGTAATAATATTTGTTGAACTTGTCGCTGACATTGGTGATGACGCCGCCGAGGAATTTGTTCTTGAGCACTCCCATTTGCACCATGACCCGGGAGAGGTGGTCGCGCCGGGTACGGCCGGCTTGGGCGGCGATGATGACGCCGTCGACCAGGTTGGCCAGAATCATCGCGTCGGCCATGCCCTGAATCGGCGGAGAATCCAGCAGAATATAATCGTACTGCTGTTTCAACTCGGCGAGCAGCGCGGCGAAACGTTCGCTGTTCAACAGCTGGGTCGGCGCCGGCGGGATGACGCCGTGGTGAATGATATCGACGTGCGGAAAGACATCTTTTTCGACGAATTCGGCGAGGTCGTCGCCCGGTTTGCGGTTGAAAATGCAGTCGACCAGGCCGTTTTTGCAATTGAGATTCAGCTTGTTCTTGAGGGAAGGCTTGCGCAGGTCGCAGTCGACGACCAGCACCCGCTGGTTGTCTTCGCCGAGCACTTTGGCCAGCAACAGGATCGAAGTCGATTTGCCGACGCCCGGGATATCGCTGGTGATTTGAATGAGCCGCGGCGGATGATCGGCGTTCAAATAGCAGATGGTGGTTTTGATGATCCGATAGTTGTCCAGCATGGCGGTCAACAGCCGGGAACTGCCGTCGAGGTCGCGTTCCGCCAGCCGGACGGCCAGGTTGTCGACCGTCGGGATGATGCCGAGCGGCAGCAGTTCGATCTCCTGCAGGTCGTCCGGCGCTTTGATGGTCATATCCAGATATTCTTTCAGCCAGATGACCCCGAAACCGATCAGAGCGCCGAAAAATGCGCCGAGTCCCAGTCCGAGCGGCCAGCGCGGCGTATAAGGCGTCAGGGGGCGGGTGGCATCGTCGATCTTTTCGGCGAAATAGACGCTCATCAGGTCTTTCTGAACGGCGGTGAAGGCGACCATTGCCGCTTCCGCCGCGGCGTAAGCCAGCTCCCGGTCGGGCGAAGTTACTTCCAGCGTCATGATGCAGGACTGCCGGTCGGCCTGGGTTTTGAGATCGTAATGATAAGGCGGCCGGAAGCCCCGGGCCGCCAGGTCTGCCTGAATCATTTTTTTGACTTTGTCGCTGTTGATGATCTTGCGGTAGTCGCCGATCAGCCGTTGGCCGATGTTCATCGACTGGGCGATGATATTGTTGTAGAGCATGACCGCTTTGGCCTGATTTTCCGGATTGTCGTCCTGCGCTTCGGCGACGGCTTTGCCCAGCGACTGGTTCCAGGTGAAAAATGACAGCATGGAGCGATAGCGCGGCGTGATCAGCGCGCAGACCAGCGCCGATATGGCGATTCCGGCCAGAATGAAGAGCAGCAGATACCGCCAGTGGCGGCGGCTCAGCCGCCAGGCGAAATTCAGTTGACTGACCCAGGGTGTTTCCGACAATGTCATGCTTTCACTCCATGGTGCGGGTTGATATTTTCCTTAGCGAACGGCCTGTTCCTGTGCCCAGCGGTTCAGCCGGTCGGCGGTAAAGGCGGTCAACTGCTGCAGTTCCTGCTTGCCGTTGCCTTCGACCCGGACCGGCGCGCCGAATTCGAAATAGATCTGCCGGTCGCGATGGATCGGCCCGAAGTCGCGCAGGTATTTGCCGTTGCCGATGAAATCGGTTTTCAGCGCAAAAGGGACGATCTCGACGCCGGCGGCTTTGGCCAGCTTCACGCCGATGGAATTGAAGCTGTCGGCATTGAAGTCGGTGCTGCGGGTGGCCTGGGGAAACAGGATGATCGACCGGCCGGACTGCAGCAGTTGCTTGCCTTGTTTCAGCACCGCTTTCAAATCTTCGCGCGGATTGGACCGGCCGACCGGAATGGCGGCCAGCGACTGCATGATCCAGCCGAAGAACGGCACTTTCAAAAGAGATTGCTTGATGACGAAGGTAAAGTCCAGATGCGGCCGGACGATAGCGTGGAATACGGCGGTTTCCAGCATGCTCATATGGGTGCCCATCAGAATGACCGGCCGGCCTTCCAGTTGCCGCAGATGGTCGAGGCCCCGCAGGTGGATGATGCCGCCGCAGGCTTCGACGAGCCGGATATTGCCGTTGGAATAATGAATTTGCCGCTCGGCGGTCAGGTGGCCGCGCCTGGCGCAGCAGCCGGTCTGGCAGAAAATCCAGAAATTGCGGAGATAAAAATGAAAACGGTTGCCGAGCAGCAACCGGTCTTCCCAGGAGCGGCGGCCGGGTGGAGTATCGTAAGTGTCGCCCTCGAACAAATTATTCGGACAGCTCATAAATCGACCATTCCATCAAAAAATTACAGTTAAAGCAATTGAAAGTACAGGACGTTTAGTATACAGCGCCGGACCGCTTTTTTCAATTGAGTGATCGGTGTTTATGGAGATAATTTGTCCGACCGGCGGTTTTTTATCGGTAAAAAATATGTTTTATTCTTGAATCTTATGCACTTTACGTTATATTCTATAATCTTTGGATTTTGCAATTTCAATTTTAACATAAACCAAAACCTATGGAGTTGACCAAATGAAAAAGGATATTCATCCGAAATATGGTGATGCGAAAGTGATTTGCGCCTGCGGCGAAGTCTGGCACATCAAGTCCACCCGTCCGGAAATGAAGGTCGGTATCTGTGCGAAATGCCACCCGTTCTTTACCGGCAAGCAGAAATTTGTCGATACGGCGGGTCGTGTTGAGCGTTTCCGTCAGCGTTACGGCGTGAAGAACAACGACTGATCGGCCGGGTATTGCATTTGCCTGCTCCGGTTGCGCCGCCCCCTTTGAGCGTGATTGGAAGCGGGCATTTTTTGTATGGAAAGGTGAGTGGCAATGACTCCTTCAGACATCGCCGGATATATCGAGAATCTTCGCGGCCGGTTTGCCGAATTGGAGCACCTGCTGGCGGACCCGGCGATCTACGGCAAGCCGAATGATTTGAAACGCATTTCCCGGGAGCATCGTCAACTGGCGAATCTGTTCGAGAATTTCGACCGTTGGACGCGGGTGCTGCGCGAATTGGACGAAAATGCCCGTTTGTCGGCCGGCGAGGATGATCCCGAACTCAAAGCATTGATTGTTGCCGATATCGCCGACCTGGAAGCGGAAGCGGCCAAGCTGGCGGCCGCCATTCAACTGGCGCTGCTGCCGCCGGACCCGAACGACGCGCGCAATATCATCGTCGAAATCAAGCCGGCGGCCGGCGGCGACGAATCGGCGCTGTTTGCGGCGGATCTGTTCCGCCTGTATATGTATTACGCCGAGAAGCGGCATTGGAAACTGGAAATTCTCGACCAGGCGCCGAGCGATCTGGGCGGTTTGAAGAACATCGCCTTTTCGCTGGCCGGCGAGGATGTTTACTCGCGGATGAAATACGAGAGCGGCGTGCACCGGGTTCAGCGGATTCCGGCGACGGAGTCCGGCGGGCGCATCCATACTTCGACGGTGACGGTGGCGGTGATGCCGGAAGCCGAAGCGGTGGAAATCGATATCAAACCGGAGGAGCTGCGTTTCGACGTATTCCGTTCCTCCGGCCCCGGCGGCCAGTGCGTCAATACGACCGATTCGGCGGTCCGGGTAACCCACATTCCCACCGGTCTGTCGGTGGCCAGCCAGCAGGAAAAATCGCAGCACCGCAACAAGGAGATCGCTTTGCGGATTCTCTATGCGCGTTTGCTGGAGCACAAGCAGCGGGAAGAGGCGGCGAAACAGGCGGCCGACAAGCGTTCGCAGGTCGGCACCGGCGACCGCAGCGAACGGATCCGCACCTACAATTATCCGCAGAGCCGGGTGACCGACCATCGTTTCGGCATCACTTTGTACGATTTGCCGAAGCTGATGGAAGGGGAGCTGGACCTGTTGCTCGATCCGATCATCACCATCGCCTGTGAACAGCAACTGGCCAATCTCGGCAACCGGCCGTCCTGAAATTGTGCCGGCGGCACTCCTTCCTGAAATATTTTCTGGCGTTTCCCGAGCGGCATCGCCGCGTTTCGGCGCCTTTGCGGTCCGGGAGCCTCGATGTCCTGTTCCGCGGATGCCGGCCGGAAAAAATCGGCAACCCGCTGGACGTGTGAAAGTTATTTTATCCGCTTTTTGTTTGGTTTTTTCAGAAAGCGATTGTAAAAAACAGCATATGGTATTATGGTAAAGCCAGAGGAGCTT harbors:
- a CDS encoding LptA/OstA family protein, translated to MKFSTFSGIAALLVLGSLAVTAAPRKGEMADELRNARASEARMPIYHENRLQFLVFGSELAMHGQSVLASEPIIDIVRKGVDVDDVTYQSDRRHIYPLYAPAETVFDYWKKHLHSEGIISANAAEINRLAMTASSEEPVLFRSPMLDLDGIGFVADYSKRTLLIQDNVKIQIRPAFSLESLAADQPPADKPVKVWADKMFIDFEAKLVTLTGNIRVDDERGRINCDQLKLTLSDDQAATPPADEAEALGAINGISSIECLGNVIITRHLNEEDAAFGDQQATAGRALYDVVNEVITLTEENPTIQRGSDRIGGQRIVLHQKDNRINVSGQCRLLARLPQQDGQTTAEPTLVTSEEMDLDAGANLATLTGNVTISDPNALITCHKMLFHLVDQPGNAPLPADDSPSGEFFGGGAKTVDRIECFDDVMITRKLPEAEQADGNQTARANYADYTVADGTITLSGGLPTLERGSDRLSGRTIRFNRNTNLVDLAGDCVLSMHLPREGVKADQPTVVHSDRMQFDYAGNLGTFSGNVRIVDPTVNVECNTMTIQLSDLPGEPPVAAPVEPTGAPALLPGMDTALVPGGGKEVTEIVCLGDVVVQRKDAANGTETEKASAGKAVYHYKESKIILSDGNPLIIRGRDSISGREVAILLDEERLIVDRDSKIILESLRNGVFQSAEPARTIVKSDYTDLNFGDNVLSFAGSVKITDPQLNLTADNLKIYLLDDVQPAAVEPAADPAAMFTGGRKTVNKIVCDGNVKAHDPRADLNCDMLTLLFRENAAGSALTSQGGTELYQILCDGNIKLVARDESPETGNAAFDELGLQFTGGSGGELHADHGSIQPADNRADFLGNVLVFDEAGNKLTSDELTILAAEVSAAAAPLDEDDENFDIWDNGGEPQQISIGAGKELKQIIARKNVHIGRTLNGVLQQATGEKAVYDVTSRQVNITGSEAKLPTLEYGKTVQTGREIIMDVDSGRMQILDTELRNVDPASLKEF
- a CDS encoding HAD family hydrolase; this encodes MISQEQFDRIKAIVLDIDGILTDGRIGYDGEREIKFFHVRDGHGIKLAQRAGLKVGALSGRRAEANRQRAAELGFAFLYEGEKDKRQAFEKLLTEQQLKPEECLYIGDDVVDLPVMRRAGIAVTVADAPDYMDRAAAWRTRLPGGRGAVREVIDELLRRQQAWDKLMERYLS
- the kdsA gene encoding 3-deoxy-8-phosphooctulonate synthase, coding for MNATLSLPGYFTIGGQRLTLFGGPCMAESLELCCEVAAFLRELCGELDIQYVFKASFDKANRSSGSSRRGPGLVKGLAMLQEVKSRYHLPVVTDIHECCEAAAAAEVADILQIPAFLCRQTDLLAAAGETGRAVNIKKGQFMAPEDMRGAMEKVYATGNRQVLLTERGSSFGYHNLVVDLRSLPIMRGFGVPVVFDATHSVQLPGGLGNASGGQREFIRPLARAAAAVGIDALFAEVHPCPDQAWSDGPNSLDFRSARQILTEVKRIYDLTRTI
- the kdsB gene encoding 3-deoxy-manno-octulosonate cytidylyltransferase, whose translation is MNDPVIAVIPARYASTRFPGKALAELCGKPMIQHVYEKAQASRADLVVVATDHELIKTKVESFGGRAVMTSPDHPSGTDRIFEAIQGLPGDIVINLQGDEPLLPTSVIDALIELMQNRPDCPMATVAVPAPRARLADSNIVKVVRGADGQALYFSRAPIPFLRDGGTEMPLYQHWGIYAYRRRTLARFVALPPSPLENCEKLEQLRALENGIPIQVLLSRLSSIGVDTPADLAAAEALMKQQRLEANR
- a CDS encoding response regulator, which encodes MAELINKLPGGTETILIVDDHETIWDFLIEALQELGYSVLLAENGLDAVEIYRGNPDEIDLVLLDMVMPKAGGHQTFYRIKEIDPDANILLSSGFVSEDEVQDLLKQGANGFLPKPHRLPAVAAAIRRILDQSRKPHARASAAATME
- a CDS encoding polysaccharide biosynthesis tyrosine autokinase, translated to MTLSETPWVSQLNFAWRLSRRHWRYLLLFILAGIAISALVCALITPRYRSMLSFFTWNQSLGKAVAEAQDDNPENQAKAVMLYNNIIAQSMNIGQRLIGDYRKIINSDKVKKMIQADLAARGFRPPYHYDLKTQADRQSCIMTLEVTSPDRELAYAAAEAAMVAFTAVQKDLMSVYFAEKIDDATRPLTPYTPRWPLGLGLGAFFGALIGFGVIWLKEYLDMTIKAPDDLQEIELLPLGIIPTVDNLAVRLAERDLDGSSRLLTAMLDNYRIIKTTICYLNADHPPRLIQITSDIPGVGKSTSILLLAKVLGEDNQRVLVVDCDLRKPSLKNKLNLNCKNGLVDCIFNRKPGDDLAEFVEKDVFPHVDIIHHGVIPPAPTQLLNSERFAALLAELKQQYDYILLDSPPIQGMADAMILANLVDGVIIAAQAGRTRRDHLSRVMVQMGVLKNKFLGGVITNVSDKFNKYYYSYGYGYGYGYGSGEEEENA
- a CDS encoding 1-acyl-sn-glycerol-3-phosphate acyltransferase, which produces MSCPNNLFEGDTYDTPPGRRSWEDRLLLGNRFHFYLRNFWIFCQTGCCARRGHLTAERQIHYSNGNIRLVEACGGIIHLRGLDHLRQLEGRPVILMGTHMSMLETAVFHAIVRPHLDFTFVIKQSLLKVPFFGWIMQSLAAIPVGRSNPREDLKAVLKQGKQLLQSGRSIILFPQATRSTDFNADSFNSIGVKLAKAAGVEIVPFALKTDFIGNGKYLRDFGPIHRDRQIYFEFGAPVRVEGNGKQELQQLTAFTADRLNRWAQEQAVR
- the rpmE gene encoding 50S ribosomal protein L31; this translates as MKKDIHPKYGDAKVICACGEVWHIKSTRPEMKVGICAKCHPFFTGKQKFVDTAGRVERFRQRYGVKNND
- the prfA gene encoding peptide chain release factor 1 — protein: MTPSDIAGYIENLRGRFAELEHLLADPAIYGKPNDLKRISREHRQLANLFENFDRWTRVLRELDENARLSAGEDDPELKALIVADIADLEAEAAKLAAAIQLALLPPDPNDARNIIVEIKPAAGGDESALFAADLFRLYMYYAEKRHWKLEILDQAPSDLGGLKNIAFSLAGEDVYSRMKYESGVHRVQRIPATESGGRIHTSTVTVAVMPEAEAVEIDIKPEELRFDVFRSSGPGGQCVNTTDSAVRVTHIPTGLSVASQQEKSQHRNKEIALRILYARLLEHKQREEAAKQAADKRSQVGTGDRSERIRTYNYPQSRVTDHRFGITLYDLPKLMEGELDLLLDPIITIACEQQLANLGNRPS